In one Janibacter cremeus genomic region, the following are encoded:
- a CDS encoding ABC transporter substrate-binding protein: protein MSMRKSAPLAAAAAVALVLSACAESERDGSGGGGGEGGSTFTFGAAGAPEVFDPFYATDGETFRITRQIFEGLVEVKPGSAELGPGLATEWEPSEDGKDWTFTLREGVQFSDGEPLNAEAVCANFERMANQNEAAQSGPAEYWAYSTGGFGKDSLYDGCKVEDEQTVVISVKRATSKFPALLSLSSFAMQSPKALEEGNANNVKTQGQGFVYPENSKNPVGSGPYLFEEYDEANKTVTIVRNDDYWGEKAKTEKIVFKIIPDESTRRQELEAGSIDGYDLPNPVDWKGLEEAGNKVEIRDPFNILYMGLNPESNPKLKDVKVRQAINYAIDRESLVSSQLPEGASAASQFMPEAVKGYNKDLEPYPHDVDKAKQLLKEAGAENLTLQFAYPSQVSRPYMPNPQKIHEAIANNLEAAGITVKATTKPWNGGYLDNVDAGQYDAWLLGWTGDYDSADNFVGTFFGNASANDFGTVEAGYGEQLAKELAEADGTVDEEERATKYEELNKKIAEEYVPGAPISHSPPAIVVSEDVEGLVTSPLTAEHFDTVTVGGE from the coding sequence ATGTCGATGAGGAAATCAGCTCCGCTGGCCGCGGCCGCCGCGGTGGCCCTGGTCCTGAGTGCCTGCGCCGAGAGCGAGCGCGACGGCTCCGGTGGCGGGGGCGGAGAGGGCGGCAGCACCTTCACCTTCGGCGCCGCGGGCGCCCCCGAGGTGTTCGACCCCTTCTACGCCACCGACGGCGAGACCTTCCGCATCACCCGCCAGATCTTCGAGGGCCTCGTCGAGGTCAAGCCCGGCAGCGCCGAGCTCGGTCCTGGCCTGGCCACCGAGTGGGAGCCCAGCGAGGACGGCAAGGACTGGACCTTCACCCTGCGCGAAGGGGTGCAGTTCAGTGACGGTGAGCCGCTGAACGCCGAGGCCGTGTGCGCCAACTTCGAGCGGATGGCCAACCAGAACGAGGCCGCCCAGTCCGGCCCGGCCGAGTACTGGGCCTACAGCACGGGCGGCTTCGGCAAGGACTCCCTCTACGACGGCTGCAAGGTCGAGGACGAGCAGACCGTCGTCATCTCGGTCAAGCGCGCCACCTCGAAGTTCCCCGCGCTGCTCTCCCTCTCCTCCTTCGCGATGCAGTCGCCCAAGGCCCTCGAGGAGGGCAACGCGAACAACGTCAAGACGCAGGGCCAGGGCTTCGTCTACCCCGAGAACTCGAAGAACCCCGTCGGCAGCGGTCCGTACCTCTTCGAGGAGTACGACGAGGCCAACAAGACCGTGACCATCGTCCGCAACGACGACTACTGGGGCGAGAAGGCGAAGACCGAGAAGATCGTCTTCAAGATCATCCCCGACGAGTCGACCCGTCGCCAGGAGCTCGAGGCCGGCAGCATCGACGGTTACGACCTGCCCAACCCCGTGGACTGGAAGGGTCTGGAGGAGGCCGGCAACAAGGTCGAGATCCGCGACCCCTTCAACATCCTCTACATGGGCCTGAACCCGGAGTCGAACCCGAAGCTGAAGGACGTCAAGGTCCGGCAGGCGATCAACTACGCGATCGACCGGGAGAGCCTCGTCAGCTCCCAGCTGCCCGAGGGTGCGAGCGCGGCCTCGCAGTTCATGCCCGAGGCGGTCAAGGGGTACAACAAGGACCTCGAGCCCTACCCGCACGACGTGGACAAGGCCAAGCAGCTGCTGAAGGAGGCCGGCGCGGAGAACCTCACCCTGCAGTTCGCCTACCCGAGCCAGGTCTCGCGGCCGTACATGCCCAACCCGCAGAAGATCCACGAGGCCATCGCGAACAACCTCGAGGCGGCCGGCATCACGGTCAAGGCGACGACGAAGCCGTGGAACGGCGGGTACCTCGACAACGTCGACGCCGGTCAGTACGACGCGTGGCTGCTCGGCTGGACGGGTGACTACGACTCGGCCGACAACTTCGTCGGCACCTTCTTCGGCAACGCGTCGGCCAACGACTTCGGCACCGTCGAGGCCGGATACGGCGAGCAGCTCGCCAAGGAGCTGGCCGAGGCCGACGGCACGGTCGACGAGGAGGAGCGCGCCACCAAGTACGAGGAGCTGAACAAGAAGATCGCCGAGGAGTACGTCCCCGGCGCTCCGATCTCGCACTCCCCGCCGGCCATCGTGGTCAGCGAGGACGTCGAGGGGCTCGTCACGAGCCCGCTCACGGCCGAGCACTTCGACACCGTCACCGTCGGCGGCGAGTGA
- a CDS encoding ABC transporter substrate-binding protein yields the protein MRRSARGTLAVLTSLALAGAVGCSSDLVDDLADTTSGSDSDTSTASGSVAGPDDRLTVLAAGPVQAWDPQRITDRRTAGFASRTWMRTLTAYQPDSALSGQRTLVGDLAEGTGEPSKDATTWTFSLRPGGTWQDGSTITCEDVRHGVARSFDPEVSSSGYALTYLDIPKESDGTSTYPGPTGKEGRSKKARKLIDEAVECTDPSTVVFHLSQPVGNFDEIVSLPEFAPVKADLPEKGATYRAYSSGPYELEDGWTPSKGGTWVRNPEWKPKSDPLRRPGPTSIEHKEGVAPKEALRTIIEGKDGGRTLALDPMPPALDEAISEAGPLVQTVDTDGQLVDYLAVNAESKALRSRDVRRALAAATDREAYAASMGTGRATWSLLGTALPSAHETVLDHGPQGSTEAAKKLVAKADVDTPIELTLVHRDTEDLAAALEKLLPGWRAAGFDVTLEPVDEEEYFTTISSRASVEDHDLVWANWGPDHPSAATVLPPLFDDRVNLSKKSVGRDHGQYADKDVNEAMDEATGTRDDADRAEEWATIDTELLEDVAYLPLSQSRLTHVAGSEVTSFVANPVYGGIPELGLIGVTR from the coding sequence ATGAGGCGCTCCGCGCGTGGCACCCTCGCTGTCCTCACCTCGCTCGCCCTGGCGGGAGCGGTGGGATGTTCCAGCGACCTCGTGGACGACCTCGCCGACACCACCAGCGGCAGCGACTCCGACACGTCCACGGCCTCCGGGAGCGTCGCCGGGCCCGACGACCGGCTCACCGTCCTCGCAGCAGGGCCGGTCCAGGCGTGGGACCCCCAGCGGATCACCGACCGTCGCACGGCCGGCTTCGCCTCGCGCACGTGGATGCGTACGCTCACCGCCTACCAGCCCGACTCCGCCCTGTCCGGGCAGCGCACCCTGGTCGGCGACCTCGCGGAGGGCACCGGCGAACCCAGCAAGGACGCCACCACGTGGACCTTCTCGCTGCGCCCGGGGGGCACCTGGCAGGACGGCTCGACGATCACCTGCGAGGACGTGCGCCACGGGGTGGCCCGTTCCTTCGACCCCGAGGTCTCCTCCAGCGGCTACGCCCTGACCTACCTCGACATCCCCAAGGAGTCCGACGGGACCTCCACCTACCCCGGGCCCACCGGCAAGGAGGGGCGGTCGAAGAAGGCGAGGAAGCTGATCGACGAGGCCGTGGAGTGCACCGACCCCTCGACCGTCGTCTTCCACCTCTCGCAGCCGGTCGGCAACTTCGACGAGATCGTCTCCCTCCCCGAGTTCGCCCCGGTCAAGGCGGACCTGCCGGAGAAGGGGGCGACCTACCGCGCGTACTCCTCCGGGCCGTACGAGCTGGAGGACGGGTGGACCCCGTCCAAGGGCGGCACCTGGGTGCGCAACCCCGAGTGGAAACCCAAGTCGGACCCCCTTCGCCGACCGGGGCCCACCTCGATCGAGCACAAGGAGGGCGTGGCGCCCAAGGAGGCGCTGCGCACGATCATCGAGGGGAAGGACGGCGGGCGCACCCTCGCCCTCGACCCGATGCCCCCGGCCCTCGACGAGGCGATCAGCGAGGCGGGGCCGCTGGTCCAGACCGTGGACACCGACGGCCAGCTCGTCGACTACCTGGCTGTCAACGCCGAGAGCAAGGCCCTGCGCTCGCGCGACGTCCGCCGGGCCCTCGCCGCGGCGACCGACCGCGAGGCCTACGCTGCGAGCATGGGTACCGGCAGGGCGACGTGGTCCCTCCTGGGGACCGCTCTCCCCTCGGCACACGAGACCGTCCTCGACCACGGACCCCAGGGCAGCACCGAGGCGGCGAAGAAGCTGGTCGCCAAGGCCGACGTCGACACCCCGATCGAGCTGACCCTGGTCCACCGGGACACCGAGGACCTGGCTGCCGCGCTCGAGAAGCTCCTGCCGGGCTGGAGGGCCGCGGGCTTCGACGTCACGCTGGAGCCGGTCGACGAGGAGGAGTACTTCACGACGATCTCCTCCCGCGCGAGCGTCGAGGACCACGACCTCGTCTGGGCCAACTGGGGACCGGACCACCCGTCGGCGGCGACCGTGCTGCCCCCGCTCTTCGACGACCGGGTGAACCTGTCGAAGAAGTCGGTCGGTCGTGACCACGGTCAGTACGCCGACAAGGACGTCAACGAGGCCATGGACGAGGCGACCGGCACCCGAGACGACGCCGACCGTGCCGAGGAGTGGGCGACGATCGACACCGAGCTGCTCGAGGACGTGGCCTACCTGCCGCTGAGCCAGAGCCGACTGACGCACGTCGCCGGGTCGGAGGTCACCTCCTTCGTCGCGAACCCCGTCTACGGCGGGATCCCTGAGCTGGGACTGATCGGGGTGACGAGGTGA
- a CDS encoding ABC transporter ATP-binding protein, which yields MSTVQIDGVRVGYGGVPVLQDIDLTVPSGTTTAVLGASGGGKTTLLRVITGFLAPEAGTVRVGEQLVAGSGRAVPPERRGVGYVRQDGGLFPHLDVGGNITFGMPRASRRRRERVGELLELVGLPGDISTKRPDQLSGGQQQRVALARALALSPRVVLLDEPFSSLDTALRASTREAVARALAEAGATTILVTHDQQEALSFADQVAIMRDGRFSQVGTPREIYESPVDIREAAFLGDVVRLPGRPADGGISCALGVVHTPAGATPFASSAVVDVVVRPEDLTLTDAPACAHGTVLDTRYHGAHALVRVALVDGTEVTVRVTGRRTPEVGEVVPVHVDGPVLAYEYS from the coding sequence ATGAGTACAGTCCAGATCGACGGCGTCCGCGTCGGGTACGGCGGCGTGCCCGTCCTGCAGGACATCGACCTCACCGTGCCGAGCGGCACCACGACAGCCGTCCTCGGTGCCTCCGGTGGGGGCAAGACCACCCTGCTGCGGGTCATCACCGGCTTCCTCGCACCCGAGGCGGGCACCGTCCGCGTCGGCGAGCAGCTCGTGGCCGGCAGCGGCCGCGCGGTGCCCCCGGAGCGGCGCGGGGTCGGCTACGTGCGCCAGGACGGCGGCCTCTTCCCGCACCTGGACGTCGGCGGCAACATCACCTTCGGCATGCCCCGGGCGTCCCGCCGCCGGCGCGAGCGCGTCGGCGAGCTGCTCGAGCTCGTGGGCCTTCCCGGCGACATCTCGACCAAGCGCCCGGACCAGCTCTCCGGGGGCCAGCAGCAGCGCGTGGCACTCGCGCGGGCGCTGGCGCTCTCCCCCCGCGTCGTCCTGCTCGACGAGCCCTTCTCCTCCCTCGACACGGCGCTGCGCGCCAGCACCAGGGAGGCAGTGGCCCGGGCGCTCGCGGAGGCCGGGGCCACGACGATCCTCGTCACGCACGACCAGCAGGAGGCGCTCTCCTTCGCCGACCAGGTCGCGATCATGCGCGACGGCCGCTTCAGCCAGGTCGGCACGCCCCGGGAGATCTACGAGTCCCCCGTGGACATCCGGGAGGCCGCCTTCCTCGGTGACGTCGTGCGCCTGCCGGGCCGACCCGCGGACGGCGGGATCAGCTGCGCCCTCGGTGTGGTGCACACCCCGGCGGGGGCCACCCCCTTCGCCTCCTCGGCGGTCGTCGACGTCGTCGTCCGCCCGGAGGACCTCACCCTCACCGATGCCCCGGCCTGCGCCCACGGCACCGTGCTGGACACGCGCTACCACGGTGCCCACGCGCTCGTGCGGGTCGCGCTCGTCGACGGCACCGAGGTCACCGTCCGGGTCACCGGGCGACGCACGCCCGAGGTCGGTGAGGTCGTGCCGGTCCACGTCGACGGACCGGTGCTGGCCTACGAGTACTCCTGA
- the typA gene encoding translational GTPase TypA, translated as MPLTFRRDIRNVAIVAHVDHGKTTLVDKMLWQGGAFGEHDHVDERAMDSGDLEREKGITILAKNTAIHYNGPSAAAHGAPDGATINIIDTPGHADFGGEVERGLSMVDGVVLLVDASEGPLPQTRFVLRKALAAKLPVILAINKVDRPDSRIADVVDEAYELFMDLDADEDQIEFPIVYTSGKAGAASMTRPDDGTLPDNGDLEPLFRTIMETIPAPSFEDDAPLQAHVTNLDSSNFLGRLALLRVFNGELRKGQQVTWCRHDGTQQKVKITELLITEGLERVPMETGTARPGDIIAIAGIPEIMIGDTIADAENPIPLPVITVDEPAISMTLGTNTSPLVGRGPTKGTKVTARMVKDRLDKELVGNVSLRVLPTERPDTWEVQGRGELALAILVEQMRREGFELTIGKPQVVTREVDGKVHEPVERLTIDTPEEYLGAITQILAARKGRMEQMTNHGTGWIRMEFLVPSRGLIGFRTEFLTETRGTGIAHHVFEDYEPWFGTITTRVSGSLVADRSGPVTSYAMVNLQERGTLFTEPGTEVYEGMIVGENSRADDMDVNITKEKKLTNVRASSADNFEKVVPARRLSLEQSLEFCREDECVEVTPDAVRIRKVELDHTLRARSAARARNS; from the coding sequence ATGCCCCTGACTTTCCGCCGCGACATCCGCAATGTCGCCATCGTCGCCCACGTCGACCACGGCAAGACCACCCTCGTCGACAAGATGCTCTGGCAGGGGGGAGCCTTCGGCGAGCACGACCACGTCGACGAGCGGGCCATGGACAGTGGCGACCTGGAGCGGGAGAAGGGCATCACCATCCTCGCCAAGAACACGGCGATCCACTACAACGGTCCCTCCGCGGCCGCCCACGGGGCCCCCGACGGCGCGACGATCAACATCATCGACACCCCCGGCCACGCCGACTTCGGTGGCGAGGTCGAGCGCGGTCTGTCCATGGTCGACGGGGTCGTCCTGCTCGTCGACGCCTCCGAGGGGCCGCTGCCGCAGACCCGCTTCGTCCTGCGCAAGGCTCTCGCAGCGAAGCTGCCGGTCATCCTGGCGATCAACAAGGTCGACCGTCCCGACAGCCGGATCGCCGACGTCGTCGACGAGGCCTACGAGCTGTTCATGGACCTCGACGCCGACGAGGACCAGATCGAGTTCCCGATCGTCTACACCTCGGGCAAGGCCGGCGCGGCCAGCATGACGCGACCGGACGACGGCACGTTGCCCGACAACGGCGACCTGGAGCCGCTGTTCCGAACGATCATGGAGACCATTCCGGCCCCGTCCTTCGAGGACGACGCCCCCCTCCAGGCGCACGTGACCAACCTCGACTCGAGCAACTTCCTCGGTCGCCTCGCGCTGCTGCGCGTCTTCAACGGCGAGCTGCGCAAGGGCCAGCAGGTGACCTGGTGCCGCCACGACGGCACCCAGCAGAAGGTCAAGATCACCGAGCTGCTCATCACCGAGGGCCTGGAGCGGGTGCCGATGGAGACCGGCACCGCCCGCCCGGGCGACATCATCGCCATCGCCGGCATCCCCGAGATCATGATCGGCGACACCATCGCTGACGCCGAGAACCCGATCCCGCTGCCGGTCATCACCGTCGACGAGCCGGCCATCTCGATGACCCTCGGCACCAACACCTCCCCGCTCGTCGGTCGTGGACCGACGAAGGGCACCAAGGTCACCGCGCGCATGGTCAAGGACCGGCTGGACAAGGAGCTCGTCGGCAACGTGTCGCTGCGCGTCCTGCCCACCGAGCGCCCCGATACCTGGGAGGTCCAGGGCCGCGGCGAGCTCGCGCTGGCGATCCTCGTCGAGCAGATGCGGCGCGAGGGCTTCGAGCTGACCATCGGCAAGCCGCAGGTGGTCACCCGCGAGGTCGACGGCAAGGTTCATGAGCCGGTCGAGCGCCTGACCATCGACACCCCCGAGGAGTACCTCGGCGCGATCACCCAGATCCTCGCCGCCCGCAAGGGCCGCATGGAGCAGATGACCAACCACGGCACCGGCTGGATCCGCATGGAGTTCCTCGTGCCCTCGCGTGGCCTCATCGGCTTCCGCACGGAGTTCCTCACCGAGACCCGCGGCACCGGCATCGCCCACCACGTCTTCGAGGACTACGAGCCGTGGTTCGGCACCATCACCACGCGCGTCTCCGGATCCCTCGTCGCCGACCGGTCCGGCCCCGTCACCTCCTACGCGATGGTCAACCTCCAGGAGCGCGGCACGCTCTTCACCGAGCCGGGCACCGAGGTCTACGAGGGCATGATCGTCGGCGAGAACTCCCGCGCCGACGACATGGACGTCAACATCACGAAGGAGAAGAAGCTGACGAACGTGCGTGCGTCGTCGGCGGACAACTTCGAGAAGGTCGTCCCTGCCCGTCGCCTCAGCCTGGAGCAGTCGCTGGAGTTCTGCCGCGAGGACGAGTGCGTCGAGGTCACCCCGGACGCCGTGCGCATCCGCAAGGTCGAGCTCGATCACACGTTGCGCGCCCGCAGCGCTGCCCGGGCCCGCAACTCCTGA
- a CDS encoding VanW family protein: protein MTHDETRTDGHEHGRGGRRLWAAVGFVILVLAALYVAAAVYFGDRVPGDTTVGDVSVSGMTQAQARTALREGLADEAAEPVVIMVDGKERTIDPADAGLAHDYEASLEGLTGFSLNPVDLWAQATGDIHRDVEVDIDEEQLSAAVDEATKGMDTEPVEGSVALEGATVQTKKSKLGLTVQRDELTAAIAEGWPDQHQYEAPITRPEPELLPEEIDAFVEDELRPLVAGPVTVKASRPDGGNVSFEVTPEQLATAVSVTKEEGALATKVDEAKAGEAAATAASDSGKFPDARDAVVTRSGSGFDVSPSRTGLTLETKGLGAEVVEAMDKKGDERVATASATTTQPELTTQKARSTLPKETISSFTTYLPDNPVRTANIRLAARTLDGAYVAPGETFSLNQRLGERTAAKGYKQAGVIYNGRLAKDYGGGISQLSTTLFNAVFFSGARIEEFHPHSFYISRYPEGREATISWPNLDNRFTNDTGAGILINASVSGNEVTVSFSGRKAYDEIRSDKSPRRNIVEPERITDDSDKCVPQSPNPGFTVDITRSFIQNGSTVKSSSFTTVYDAADHIVCTG from the coding sequence ATGACCCACGACGAGACCCGCACGGACGGGCATGAGCACGGCCGGGGTGGCCGGCGCCTCTGGGCCGCCGTCGGCTTCGTGATCCTCGTCCTCGCGGCGCTCTACGTCGCGGCGGCGGTGTACTTCGGTGACCGCGTGCCCGGTGACACCACGGTCGGGGACGTCTCCGTCAGCGGCATGACCCAGGCCCAGGCCCGCACGGCGCTTCGCGAGGGTCTTGCGGACGAGGCGGCCGAGCCGGTCGTCATCATGGTCGACGGCAAGGAGCGGACCATCGACCCCGCCGACGCCGGGCTGGCCCATGACTACGAGGCCTCCCTCGAGGGCCTGACCGGCTTCAGCCTCAACCCGGTGGACCTGTGGGCGCAGGCCACGGGCGACATCCACCGCGACGTCGAGGTCGACATCGACGAGGAGCAGCTCTCCGCCGCCGTCGACGAGGCGACGAAGGGCATGGACACCGAGCCCGTCGAGGGCAGCGTGGCGCTCGAGGGTGCGACGGTGCAGACCAAGAAGTCGAAGCTCGGTCTGACCGTGCAGCGCGACGAGCTGACCGCGGCCATCGCCGAGGGCTGGCCGGACCAGCACCAGTACGAGGCGCCGATCACCCGGCCCGAGCCGGAGCTGCTGCCGGAGGAGATCGACGCCTTCGTCGAGGACGAGCTCAGGCCGCTCGTCGCGGGCCCGGTGACGGTGAAGGCCTCCCGACCGGACGGTGGGAACGTCTCCTTCGAGGTCACCCCCGAGCAGCTGGCCACCGCCGTCTCGGTGACCAAGGAGGAGGGCGCGCTCGCCACGAAGGTCGACGAGGCCAAGGCGGGTGAGGCCGCCGCCACCGCCGCGAGCGACTCCGGGAAGTTCCCGGACGCCAGGGACGCCGTGGTCACGCGGTCCGGCTCGGGCTTCGACGTCTCGCCCTCACGCACCGGTTTGACGCTGGAGACCAAGGGCCTGGGAGCCGAGGTCGTCGAGGCGATGGACAAGAAGGGCGACGAGCGGGTCGCCACGGCGTCGGCGACGACGACGCAGCCGGAGCTGACCACGCAGAAGGCCAGGAGCACCCTGCCGAAGGAGACCATCTCCAGCTTCACGACGTACCTGCCGGACAACCCGGTCCGCACGGCCAACATCAGGCTGGCCGCGCGCACCCTCGACGGCGCGTACGTCGCGCCGGGGGAGACCTTCTCCCTCAATCAGCGCCTGGGCGAGCGCACCGCGGCCAAGGGCTACAAGCAGGCCGGCGTCATCTACAACGGCCGGCTGGCCAAGGACTACGGCGGCGGCATCTCCCAGCTGTCGACGACGCTGTTCAACGCCGTCTTCTTCTCCGGGGCGAGGATCGAGGAGTTCCACCCGCACTCCTTCTACATCTCGCGCTACCCCGAGGGCCGCGAGGCGACGATCTCCTGGCCGAACCTCGACAACCGGTTCACCAACGACACCGGCGCCGGCATCCTCATCAACGCCTCGGTCAGCGGCAACGAGGTCACCGTGAGCTTCTCCGGCCGCAAGGCGTACGACGAGATCAGGTCCGACAAGAGCCCGCGGCGCAACATCGTCGAGCCGGAGCGGATCACCGACGACAGCGACAAGTGCGTGCCGCAGTCGCCCAACCCCGGCTTCACCGTCGACATCACCCGGTCGTTCATCCAGAACGGCAGCACCGTGAAGTCCTCGTCCTTCACGACCGTCTACGACGCCGCCGACCACATCGTCTGCACGGGCTGA
- the mshB gene encoding N-acetyl-1-D-myo-inositol-2-amino-2-deoxy-alpha-D-glucopyranoside deacetylase: protein MSARLLFVHAHPDDESLATGVAIAHHVAAGDEVHVLTCTLGEQGEVIPPELAHLDADHEDTLGEYRRDELRAAMAAIGARHRVLGEELTSGRTSRWRDSGMAGTAGAEHPRAWVRADDGVAVDAVSEVLTDIAPDVVVTYDAHGGYDHPDHIRTHEVTRWAVAALPEGSRPDLFGTFTPRSWAEEDRQVLATVPGLDDLGWSLPTGAFPPSVVDDEVVTHAVVDPDAVDRQMAALRHHRTQVTLGPERTFALSNDIAALLSGREGYARLDPGTGQPLAGGGGPRGPLVQR from the coding sequence GTGAGCGCCCGCCTGCTGTTCGTCCACGCGCACCCGGACGACGAGTCGCTGGCCACCGGGGTCGCGATCGCCCACCACGTCGCCGCGGGTGACGAGGTGCACGTGCTCACCTGCACCCTCGGGGAACAGGGCGAGGTCATCCCGCCCGAGCTGGCCCACCTCGACGCCGACCACGAGGACACCCTCGGCGAGTACCGACGCGACGAGCTGCGGGCCGCGATGGCCGCGATCGGCGCCCGTCACCGCGTGCTCGGCGAGGAGCTGACGAGCGGGCGGACGTCCCGCTGGCGCGACTCCGGCATGGCCGGCACCGCCGGTGCGGAGCACCCGCGCGCCTGGGTGCGCGCGGACGACGGGGTGGCGGTCGATGCCGTCTCCGAGGTGCTCACCGACATCGCGCCCGACGTCGTCGTCACCTACGACGCCCACGGCGGCTACGACCATCCCGACCACATCCGCACCCACGAGGTGACCCGGTGGGCGGTCGCGGCCCTGCCCGAAGGGAGTCGGCCCGACCTCTTCGGGACGTTCACCCCGCGGTCGTGGGCGGAGGAGGACCGGCAGGTCCTGGCCACCGTGCCCGGTCTGGACGACCTCGGCTGGAGCCTGCCGACGGGGGCATTCCCCCCGTCGGTCGTCGACGACGAGGTGGTCACGCACGCCGTCGTCGACCCCGACGCCGTCGACCGGCAGATGGCCGCGCTGCGGCACCACCGCACGCAGGTCACGCTCGGGCCCGAGCGGACCTTCGCCCTCTCCAACGACATCGCTGCCCTCCTGTCGGGCCGGGAGGGCTATGCCCGCCTGGACCCCGGCACGGGGCAGCCCCTGGCGGGCGGCGGCGGGCCGCGCGGGCCGTTGGTGCAGCGATGA
- a CDS encoding flavin reductase family protein: MSGLEDTSLRFAMGHFATGIAIVTTLEDGHDHAMTANSITSVSLEPPLVLVSVRNDSGWLEAVDSSGVWGASLLPESGRPAASWLSTGGRPLYGQLSQIPHHRGELGVALVDDALATLECRTYSRHVAGDHTIVVGEVVASRADARRDDPLIYYRSRYTSTR; encoded by the coding sequence ATGAGCGGCCTGGAGGACACGAGCCTGCGCTTCGCGATGGGGCACTTCGCCACCGGGATCGCGATCGTGACGACGCTCGAGGACGGCCACGACCACGCGATGACCGCCAACTCCATCACGTCGGTCTCCCTCGAGCCACCGCTCGTCCTCGTCTCGGTCCGCAACGACTCCGGCTGGCTCGAGGCCGTGGACTCATCGGGTGTCTGGGGGGCCTCCCTGCTGCCCGAGTCCGGGCGCCCGGCGGCGAGCTGGCTCAGCACCGGCGGTCGGCCGTTGTATGGTCAGCTGTCGCAGATCCCGCACCACAGGGGGGAGCTCGGGGTGGCGCTCGTCGACGACGCGCTGGCCACGCTCGAGTGCCGGACCTACTCCAGGCACGTGGCGGGCGACCACACGATCGTCGTCGGCGAGGTCGTGGCCAGTCGTGCCGATGCCCGCCGGGACGACCCCCTGATCTACTACCGCAGCCGCTACACGAGCACGAGGTGA